One Dreissena polymorpha isolate Duluth1 chromosome 9, UMN_Dpol_1.0, whole genome shotgun sequence genomic window carries:
- the LOC127843784 gene encoding uncharacterized protein LOC127843784, which translates to MARQIHEINISIIFMVLMLQYSSAGKTAQFVQKVGGFVLDLFGLGSDVFGIFSDTNNELEQKITEVSQKIDSVLTNLQILQSKMVDLFAQQDLKARLAKVEDFQRSTSNRVRDLKNIAIAPVNERDKYMNIFVKGVEVYLDNLYNIIPYITEPTLSSTVTLLNTIGDLNRCDMTYLSSFVNFSRSLICSGIAVEATYKLKTLNVSLTTEKDYWVLELKKFDDAVTKMYGECGDKFYSYYSLDILMNKSFPEMLDSLEHRYLGMSFFGVNISDSNEMQISSNLPERQFTCIREKCETRKCFVFTKKEASCSANVKLVITMKDFAGNYFLSSDWPGTLIPLRDLSGSTLTLAPLQCITLGHKYELQKPTANQFHGGETCAAATKTVWQPLLLAVVAKLCVYINV; encoded by the exons ATGGCGCGTCaaattcatgaaataaatatttctatCATTTTTATGGTATTAATGTTACAATACTCATCAGCTGGAAAAACTGCTCAATTTGTTCAAAAAGTAGGCGGATTTGTTTTAGATTTGTTTGGTTTAGGCTCGGACGTGTTCGGAATTTTCTCCGATACAAACAACGAATTAGAACAAAAAATAACGGAGGTCTCGCAAAAGATTGATTCGGTGTTAACTAACTTACAAATATTACAGTCGAAAATGGTAGATCTTTTTGCTCAACAAGATTTGAAAGCGAGACTAGCAAAAGTTGAAGATTTTCAGAGGTCAACAAGCAACAGGGTtcgtgatttaaaaaatatcgcCATAGCTCCTGTAAATGAGAGGGataaatacatgaatatttttgTGAAAGGCGTCGAAGTTTATTTGGACAATTTGTACAATATTATTCCGTACATCACAGAGCCAACATTAAGCTCCACTGTAACTTTGCTGAATACAATTGGCGACCTCAACCGATGCGACATGACATACTTAAGCAGTTTCGTCAACTTCAGCCGCAGCCTTATTTGCAGTGGGATCGCCGTTGAAGcaacatacaaattaaaaactcTTAACGTTTCCCTAACAACAGAGAAGGACTACTGGGTCCTTGAATTGAAGAAATTTGATGACGCAGTGACAAAAATGTACGGGGAGTGTGGTGATAAATTTTACAGTTACTATAGCTTAGATATTTTAATGAACAAATCCTTCCCTGAAATGCTGGACTCTCTCGAACATAGATACTTGGGCATGTCATTCTTCGGTGTGAATATTTCTGACAGCAACGAGATGCAGATAAGCAGCAACTTACCCGAAAGGCAATTCACGTGCATAAGAGAGAAATGTGAAACCAGGAAGTGCTTTGTGTTTACAAAGAAGGAGGCGTCCTGTTCGGCAAATGTAAAACTTGTGATCACCATGAAGGATTTTGCAGGAAACTATTTCCTAAGCAGCG ATTGGCCTGGAACGCTTATACCTTTACGAGATCTGTCAGGATCTACATTAACCCTAGCGCCATTGCAGTGTATCACTTTGGGACATAAGTATGAGCTTCAGAAACCAACTGCAAATCAGTTTCATGGCGGGGAAACATGTGCAGCGGCAACAAAAACTGTGTGGCAACCTCTCCTACTGGCTGTGGTCGCAAAattatgtgtttatattaatgtttag